The following nucleotide sequence is from Ferruginibacter lapsinanis.
AATCTCTGTTTTGAATTTTATCCCACACTGCTGTAAGTTGTTGTTTTACGGTTTCTATATCCTCGGGGTTAATAACGATCTTTTCTTTTCTGTATTCCTTCTTTTTATCGGGTTCTACAAAATCAAATTCTGTGCTTATCACCTTCCAGTCCTTTTGACCATAATTATCTACCAATATTTTGTAAAACACCGCCTGCCTCCAATAATCGCCGCCATTGGGATCTTTGTCGTGCGGAGGTTTTAATTTAGGAATAGCCTTATCAATATCTCCACTCTTGTAATCTACCACATTCACATTTTTCCCATCAAATTCCAGTTTATCTAGCTTTCCTTTAATTGGCACTCCATTAACCACCACACCACGAATATTACGTTCCACTGCCACCACCTTATTCCATGTATTAATATATTTATCGTAATAATTTTTTAGCACCTCGTCCCCATATTCCACTCTGCGTTCAAATGCTTCTTTGGTGAAATTTTCTCTATGTCTTTTCATGTACCAGTTAAAATCGGCAATAACTTCTGTTGCCGGAGGAAATGTATCCTTTTTGCCATCCTGCATTTTTCTGAAAAGGCACTCCAATGCATGGTGTATGGCACTACCAAATACAGTAGCTTCATTTTTACCGGCAGGGATCCTGATAAGGTTTTGATAATAAAATCCTAATGGGCATTTTAAATAACTGTTCAATGCAGTAACATTCATCACGAATTTATCGAGAATGCCGGAGATAAAATCTTCCTCTGCCTTTTCTATCTCAGGTGCCTGAGCCGTAAAATGCAACAGATCAAAATCCATTAATTGTTCCGGAGACAATGCTATTTTTTCTATTGGCAAAGGGTGTTGTTCGAGAATTTCGGCGATAAACATAGATGGCTCCATTTCTTTTCCATCATTTTTATACTTTGCATACGAGATGTATAAATTTGTTTCGGCCCTTGTCAGTGCTACATAAAATAGCCGACGCAATTCTTCTTCATCGCTAGAGTTGGGCTGTGATGAAAACATGGTGTCCGGAAATTTATACCCGCCACCTGGCTTGCGTTTTTTCTCCCAACTTGTTGCATTGCAACCTACAAAGAAAACATGATCGAATTCTAATCCTTTAGAACCGTGTGCTGTAAGCAGGTTTACTCCTTTGTCATTACCGGCAACCTGCACCAATGGCAATGATAACCCTTCTTTTTCCATCAGGTCAATAATGTTGATCAACTCCTTTAAATCCAAAGCAGCATTCCTGCTGGTTTCTTCTTTAATGAAATTAAACAGCGCCGTAAGCAATTGCATCAATTCTATCTTGTTGTTACTTTTCATGATGTACGGCAACACTGCTGCATGTTGAACAACATTTTCAAATAACTGTTGTAATGTAACATTCGACACATCTCCTATCAGTTTTTCCAGCATAGAACTTATATTCTTTAAGCCCACGTTCATTCCGGTATCAAATAGATCAGTTGGTGGCTTATTGGCCTTATCGTTCAACAATTTTCTGATGGAAGTAAGTTCTCCGTTATATTTTTTTTGATTTGTCTCTACTGTGATTTTTGCAATTTCAATTGGAGGAATATTATAAAAATCATAATGTAAAATTTCAAAGAGCATTTCATCACCACCATAAGGTATGTCATGCTCAGCATTCAAATACCGAAGCAGGTTGATGATCTTTTTTATAAACGGATTTTCTAAAATATTGATGTTTCGCTTACTGTAAACAGGCAAATTTTTTAGCCTGAAATATTTTGCCAACTCCTCGCCATATTTATTCTCTTTATAGATGATAGCGATCTTTCCCGGAACTACCTGTTGATCTAATAATGCTTCTACCTTGAATGTAGTAGATGCCATTTCATCTTTTACAGAATTATATTCTGCAATAACCGGCAAATGTTTTAATCCGTTGATCTTAGTGTTCGCCGCCAGCAGATCCTTTGTCAATCCATCGATCTTATTGATCAATCTTTCCTGGTTCCTGTTGATGACCGTTTTGGAAACATCCAGGATAGGCTGTGTGCTTCTATAGTTAGACGTAAGTACCACTGTTATCAGGTCTTTGATATAGGCATTCGCAAACTCCAGCATGTTCTCTACATTTGCTCCCTGAAAACGATAGATACTCTGATCATCATCTCCCACCACAAACACATTGGGTTTTTCCCAGTAGTTGATCAGCAGTTGAACCAACTTGTTCTGCGTACCACTTGTATCCTGGTATTCATCTACTAGTATGTATTGAAATTTTTCCTGATAATTAGCTAATACAATCTTATTTTCTTCAAACACCCGTATCACCCAATTGATCATATCATCAAAGTCGTAACGATTTCGTTTACGCATGAGCGTTTGATAATTTTCAAACTCGTTGACAGCGGCTCTGAGTTTTTCCATCTTTTCTTTCTCTTCTTCGATCTTATCTGTACGAACATCTCCTTTTTTAAATTCCTTCACTGCTCGTTTGGCAATATATTCATCTCTTGCAGGCAGTTCGTTGATATATTCATCTATCTTTTGGTTGATGTACTCAGGTGTCCAACCTTCTCTTTTCATAGAAGAAAATAAATTCTTCAAATTCTTCACTTCAAAATAAACATCTCCCCTATATCGTTTTAATGGATGATTTTTTGGAAAATTATCTATTAATGTTTTGAATAATTCAATACTTTCTAATTCTGATATCGCATCTAAACTGTTCTTTTCAAACAAGGATAAATTATCCTGTATCACATCATTACAAAAAGCATGAAAGGTGTAGATATTTACTTTGTATGCATCGGCACCAATAAATTGCACCAAACGTTTACGCATAGCAATGGTACCTGCATCTGTATACGTAAGACAAAGAATATTTTCGGGTAAGGCATCTGTTTCCAATAATATTTTACCGATACGTGCTGCCAGGATTTGGGTTTTGCCAGTACCCGGACCAGCAATTACCATTACCGGACCTTCAATTGTATCTACAGCTTTTTGTTGCTGTGGATTAAGCCTTTCATATTCCTGTGTGAATTTATTCAATAAAATATCCCGGTAATTCTGCATCTATCAAAGTTAATCGTTCGCAACTAAAGCAATATATTTTACAACAAATCTTTTCATGTTTTGTTATGTTCGTATTATGAGCAAAGTATACAGTATTAAAACCATACAAAAAATTCCCATTTCTTTAGATACAGCTTGGGATTTTTTCAGTAGTCCTGATAATTTAAAAAAAATAACTCCTGATAATCTTGGATTTGAGATCATCTCAAAACATCATGGAGATAAAATGTATGCCGGACAGATCATCGAATATACCGTGAGGCCTGTTCTCGGTATTCCGCTTTACTGGATGACTGAAATTACGCAGGTAGATGATAAAAAATTTTTTATAGATGAACAACGTTATGGCCCATATAGCTTATGGCATCATCAACATCATTTTAAAGCAATTGAAGGTGGTGTGGAGATGATGGATATTGTACATTACAAGTTGCCATTATGGTTTATCGGAGACATTGGCAATGCTATTCTTGTAAAACATCAACTCAAAAACATATTTGACTTCCGCTATAAAAAAGTGGAAGAATTATTTGGTGTGATGGAACACTAATGACACTGATTCTCAATAAGTGATAATAAGTAAAATAAGTTCAATCGGTGTTCAATTTTACCCCGGCATTCTGCTTATGTACTTTTCCATTTGTTTGATCTGATCAGCAATTTGAGGCGTAGTTGGTTTTAGTCCTTTTGCCTTTCTGAAATAATCTTTTCCCGCTCTGAATTCTCTTTT
It contains:
- a CDS encoding ATP-dependent helicase: MQNYRDILLNKFTQEYERLNPQQQKAVDTIEGPVMVIAGPGTGKTQILAARIGKILLETDALPENILCLTYTDAGTIAMRKRLVQFIGADAYKVNIYTFHAFCNDVIQDNLSLFEKNSLDAISELESIELFKTLIDNFPKNHPLKRYRGDVYFEVKNLKNLFSSMKREGWTPEYINQKIDEYINELPARDEYIAKRAVKEFKKGDVRTDKIEEEKEKMEKLRAAVNEFENYQTLMRKRNRYDFDDMINWVIRVFEENKIVLANYQEKFQYILVDEYQDTSGTQNKLVQLLINYWEKPNVFVVGDDDQSIYRFQGANVENMLEFANAYIKDLITVVLTSNYRSTQPILDVSKTVINRNQERLINKIDGLTKDLLAANTKINGLKHLPVIAEYNSVKDEMASTTFKVEALLDQQVVPGKIAIIYKENKYGEELAKYFRLKNLPVYSKRNINILENPFIKKIINLLRYLNAEHDIPYGGDEMLFEILHYDFYNIPPIEIAKITVETNQKKYNGELTSIRKLLNDKANKPPTDLFDTGMNVGLKNISSMLEKLIGDVSNVTLQQLFENVVQHAAVLPYIMKSNNKIELMQLLTALFNFIKEETSRNAALDLKELINIIDLMEKEGLSLPLVQVAGNDKGVNLLTAHGSKGLEFDHVFFVGCNATSWEKKRKPGGGYKFPDTMFSSQPNSSDEEELRRLFYVALTRAETNLYISYAKYKNDGKEMEPSMFIAEILEQHPLPIEKIALSPEQLMDFDLLHFTAQAPEIEKAEEDFISGILDKFVMNVTALNSYLKCPLGFYYQNLIRIPAGKNEATVFGSAIHHALECLFRKMQDGKKDTFPPATEVIADFNWYMKRHRENFTKEAFERRVEYGDEVLKNYYDKYINTWNKVVAVERNIRGVVVNGVPIKGKLDKLEFDGKNVNVVDYKSGDIDKAIPKLKPPHDKDPNGGDYWRQAVFYKILVDNYGQKDWKVISTEFDFVEPDKKKEYRKEKIVINPEDIETVKQQLTAVWDKIQNRDFYTGCGKEDCHWCNFVKDNNMAVALHELNEEEPEDA
- a CDS encoding SRPBCC family protein — translated: MSKVYSIKTIQKIPISLDTAWDFFSSPDNLKKITPDNLGFEIISKHHGDKMYAGQIIEYTVRPVLGIPLYWMTEITQVDDKKFFIDEQRYGPYSLWHHQHHFKAIEGGVEMMDIVHYKLPLWFIGDIGNAILVKHQLKNIFDFRYKKVEELFGVMEH